A section of the Triplophysa dalaica isolate WHDGS20190420 chromosome 8, ASM1584641v1, whole genome shotgun sequence genome encodes:
- the LOC130427138 gene encoding uncharacterized protein LOC130427138 isoform X1, producing the protein MEWKCKLCSATSNTRGQLFWHYTVLHSQYSRVSPLPCLYDSCICTFPSFEAMKAHLSRSHNDSCRVDATEGACSFFTCPLCNVKQPFSEEILFGHLRSHLRSHEMVACPFKNCNYRTNSYSAFNAHKSRKHGGDSDFGECVVLADNDSSPVVVAAESLWEPAERQSAGSADTFDLDDVNSQCDTDTLRAQLNQNLASLFLKMYSILHVSDMASQEIVEHLTQLFSLSQPILKHDISEVFQSHGITVSETLLNEVVSIVMDSNVIVSATAKGKQLSSTKRRKTFIEKNYPVVKPVQYLLQPGHTSVHVPILEMIQKIFSHTDILDKIKETKVAQNSHYVSHQDGLYFKENTFLSSDQLKITLILYIDDLEIANPLGTSRKIHKICSVYWMFADLPSKYRSALHVIQLAALCKVADIQTFGYEKALGPLLRDLRTLEQDGVFIESIGKVVQGTVMCVVSDNLAAHDLAGFSKSFRAEYFCRFCTATQAKLQTHEVASGEFSLRTKDSHNSDVYAVMHGDSQSQNGVKADCVLSQHLEHFHTVTGFPPDALHDLFEGIVPVELALCIGEMIRRKYFTLEYLNERILSFPYQHTDKVDKPHKIPQTFAVKKSIGGNGHENATLLRLLPLIIGNVVPEEDGAWTVLMDLKEVVELSLCSEFTEESIQYLQSKIQDHREMLKEAFPDFKLRPKHHYIEHYPDLVRRFGPLVHLWTMRFEGKHRFFKRVVHDTQNFKNVLKTLADRHQYMVAYHLSASGFFKPHQQTSNVSSVLVSMLPNVAKTYIEQITASNVIYSTSKVCIDGTDYDVGMFLSVGKEGGLPNFCRIEQVLLVNSSVVFLCQEHKSHYIEHLRSYELFPNNLAVHYPSELNDKTPLCAYNIDGRLLLTPKRFILLN; encoded by the coding sequence ATGGAGTGGAAGTGCAAGTTGTGTTCTGCAACTTCAAATACCCGGGGACAATTATTTTGGCACTATACTGTACTGCATAGCCAATATTCAAGAGTGTCCCCCCTCCCATGTCTCTATGACAGTTGCATTTGTACTTTTCCATCATTTGAAGCGATGAAAGCTCATCTGTCAAGATCTCATAATGATTCATGTAGAGTAGATGCAACTGAAGGAGCATGCAGCTTTTTTACATGTCCTTTGTGTAACGTAAAACAGCCCTTTTCTGAGGAAATTCTTTTTGGTCATTTGAGAAGTCATTTACGAAGTCATGAGATGGTAGCATGCCCATTCAAGAACTGCAATTACAGAACAAATAGCTACTCAGCGTTTAATGCACATAAAAGTAGAAAACATGGTGGTGATTCTGACTTTGGTGAATGTGTTGTATTGGCAGACAATGATAGTTCCCCAGTTGTAGTTGCAGCAGAAAGTCTTTGGGAACCTGCTGAACGTCAGAGTGCAGGGTCTGCGGACACGTTTGATCTCGACGATGTAAACAGTCAGTGTGACACAGACACTTTAAGAGCCCAGTTGAACCAAAACTTGGCATCATTATTCTTAAAGATGTATTCTATTCTTCATGTATCTGACATGGCATCTCAGGAAATAGTGGAACATCTGACTCAATTATTTTCCTTGTCCCAACCAATACTCAAACATGACATTAGTGAGGTCTTTCAGAGTCATGGCATCACTGTCAGTGAAACACTTCTAAATGAGGTTGTCAGTATTGTAATGGACAGTAATGTTATTGTCAGTGCCACGGCTAAGGGGAAGCAGTTATCCTCAACCAAGAGAAGGAAAACCTTCATCGAAAAGAATTACCCTGTGGTAAAGCCTGTACAGTATCTGCTACAGCCAGGACACACATCTGTACATGTTCCCATTCTTGAGATGATACAAAAAATCTTCAGTCATACAGATATTCTGGAcaaaattaaagaaacaaaagtgGCACAAAACAGTCATTATGTAAGCCACCAAGATGGTTTGTACTTCAAAGAGAACACATTCTTGTCTTCAGATCAGTTAAAGATAACACTCATTTTGTACATTGATGATTTGGAAATAGCCAATCCACTTGGCACATCACgcaaaatacacaaaatctGTTCAGTTTACTGGATGTTTGCTGATCTTCCCAGTAAATACCGATCAGCCCTGCATGTAATTCAGCTTGCAGCTTTATGTAAAGTGGCTGACATACAGACATTTGGCTATGAAAAAGCACTTGGTCCTTTGTTGAGAGACCTCCGTACCCTTGAACAAGATGGGGTATTCATTGAGTCTATTGGTAAGGTAGTTCAAGGAACAGTCATGTGTGTAGTGTCCGACAATCTTGCAGCCCATGATTTGGCTGGGTTTTCAAAGTCTTTTAGAGCAGAATATTTTTGCAGATTCTGCACAGCAACACAGGCTAAACTTCAGACTCATGAAGTTGCAAGTGGTGAGTTCAGTCTTAGGACAAAAGACAGCCATAATAGCGATGTGTATGCAGTAATGCATGGGGATAGTCAGAGTCAGAATGGTGTTAAGGCAGATTGTGTCCTGAGCCAGCATCTAGAGCATTTTCATACCGTAACTGGCTTTCCACCTGATGCCCTCCACGATCTTTTTGAGGGCATTGTGCCCGTGGAGCTTGCCCTGTGTATCGGAGAGATGATCCGTCGCAAATACTTCACCCTTGAATATTTGAACGAGAGAATTCTATCGTTTCCATACCAGCACACAGACAAGGTTGACAAACCTCATAAAATACCACAGACCTTTGCTGTTAAGAAAAGCATTGGCGGTAATGGCCATGAAAATGCCACATTGCTAAGACTGCTCCCTTTGATTATTGGGAATGTAGTTCCAGAAGAGGATGGAGCATGGACTGTGCTTATGGACTTAAAAGAGGTAGTAGAGTTATCGTTGTGCTCAGAATTCACAGAGGAGTccatacagtatttacagtccAAGATACAGGATCATAGAGAGATGCTGAAAGAAGCCTTTCCAGATTTCAAACTCCGTCCTAAGCATCACTACATAGAACACTATCCTGACCTTGTACGCCGTTTTGGGCCACTTGTACACTTGTGGACAATGAGGTTTGAGGGTAAACACCGGTTTTTCAAGAGAGTTGTACACGACACCCAAAActtcaaaaatgtgttaaaaacacTTGCAGACAGGCATCAATACATGGTAGCATACCACCTCAGTGCCTCAGGATTCTTCAAACCTCACCAGCAGACATCAAATGTCTCTTCTGTACTGGTATCAATGCTTCCAAATGTTGCCAAGACATACATTGAACAAATAACAGCAAGCAATGTTATTTACAGCACATCAAAGGTCTGCATTGATGGAACCGATTATGATGTAGGAATGTTTTTGTCTGTGGGAAAAGAGGGGGGACTGCCTAATTTCTGCAGAATTGAACAGGTTCTCCTGGTTAACAGTAGTGTTGTCTTTCTTTGCCAAGAGCACAAATCACACTACATTGAACACCTGAGATCTTACGAACTTTTCCCAAACAATCTGGCTGTTCACTACCCATCAGAGCTAAATGACAAAACACCTCTCTGCGCTTACAACATAGATGGTAGATTGCTCTTGACACCCAAACGTTTCATATTGTTAAACTGA